The Mya arenaria isolate MELC-2E11 chromosome 15, ASM2691426v1 genomic sequence TATCTACTGGTATATAACGCGAAGTAAGACAAACTACGCACCTGTACCTACTGGTATATAACGCGAAGTAAGACAAACTATGCACCTGTACCTACTGGTATATAACGCGAAGTAAGACAAACTATGCACCTGTACCTACTGGTATATAACGCGAAGTAAGACAAACTACTACCTGTACCTACTGGTATATAACGTGAAGTAAGACAAAATACGCACCTGTACCTACTGGTATATAACGTGAAGTAAAACAAACTGCGCACCTGTATCTACTGGTATATAACGCGAAGTATGACAAACTATGCACCTCTACCTACTTGTATATAACGCGAAGTATGACAAACTATGCACCTCTACCTACTGGTATATAACGCGAAGTAAGACAAACTATGCACCTGTACCTACTGGTATATAACGCGAAGTAAGACAAACTACTACCTGTACCTACTGGTATATAACGTGAAGTAAGACAAAATACGCACCTGTACCTACTGGTATATAACGTGAAGTAAAACAAACTGCGCACCTGTATCTACTGGTATATAACGCGAAGTATGACAAACTATGCACCTCTACCTACTTGTATATAACGCGAAGTATGACAAACTATGCACCTCTACCTACTGGTATATAACGCGAAGTATGACAAACTATGCACCTCTACCCCTGTACCTACTGGTATATAACGCGAAGTATGACAAACTACGCACCTCTACCTACTGGTATATAACGCGAAGTATGACAAACTACGCACCTCTACCTACTGGTATATAACGCGAAGTAAGACAAACTACGCACCTCTACCTACTGGTATATAACGTAAAGTAAGACAAACTACGCACCTTTACCTACTGGTATATAACGTAAAGTAAGACAAACTACGCACCTCTACCTACTGGTATATAACGCGAAGTAAGACAAACTACGCACCTCTACCTACTGGTATATAACGCGAAGTAAGACAAACTACGCACCTGTACCTACAAGTATATAACGTAAAGTAAGACAAACTACGCACCTCTACCTACTGGTATATAACGTGAAGTAAGACAAACTACGCACCTCTACCTACTGGTGTATAACGCGAAGTAAGACAAACTACGCACCTCTACCTACTGGTGTATAACGCGAAGTAAGACAAACTACGCACCTCTACCTACTGGTATATAACGTGAAGTAAAACAAACTGCGCACCTGTATCTACTGGTATATAACGCGAAGTATGACAAACTATGCACCTCTACCTACTGGTATATAACGCGAAGTATGACAAACTATGCACCTCTACCTACTGGTATATAACGCGAAGTATGACAAACTATGCACCTCTACCCCTGTACCTACTGGTATATAACGCGAAGTATGACAAACTACGCACCTCTACCTACTGGTATATAACGCGAAGTATGACAAACTACGCACCTCTACCTACTGGTATATAACGCGAAGTAAGACAAACTACGCACCTCTACCTACTGGTATATAACGTAAAGTAAGACAAACTACGCACCTTTACCTACTGGTATATAACGTAAAGTAAGACAAACTACGCACCTCTACCTACTGGTATATAACGCGAAGTAAGACAAACTACGCACCTCTACCTACTGGTATATAACGCGAAGTAAGACAAACTACGCACCTGTACCTACAAGTATATAACGTAAAGTAAGACAAACTACGCACCTCTACCTACTGGTATATAACGTGAAGTAAGACAAACTACGCACCTCTACCTACTGGTGTATAACGCGAAGTAAGACAAACTACGCACCTCTACCTACTGGTGTATAACGCGAAGTAAGACAAACTACGCACCTCTACCTACTGGTATATAACGCGAAGTAAGACAAACTATGCACCTCTACCTACTTGTATATAACGCGAAGTATGACAAACTATGCACCTCTACCTACTGGTATATAACGCGAAGTAAGACAAACTATGCACCTGTACCTACTGGTATATAACGCGAAGTAAGACAAACTACTACCTGTACCTACTGGTATATAACGTGAAGTAAGACAAAATACGCACCTGTACCTACTGGTATATAACGTGAAGTAAAACAAACTGCGCACCTGTATCTACTGGTATATAACGCGAAGTATGACAAACTATGCACCTCTACCTACTTGTATATAACGCGAAGTATGACAAACTATGCACCTCTACCTACTGGTATATAACGCGAAGTATGACAAACTATGCACCTCTACCCCTGTACCTACTGGTATATAACGCGAAGTATGACAAACTACGCACCTCTACCTACTGGTATATAACGCGAAGTATGACAAACTACGCACCTCTACCTACTGGTATATAACGCGAAGTAAGACAAACTACGCACCTCTACCTACTGGTATATAACGTAAAGTAAGACAAACTACGCACCTTTACCTACTGGTATATAACGTAAAGTAAGACAAACTACGCACCTCTACCTACTGGTATATAACGCGAAGTAAGACAAACTACGCACCTCTACCTACTGGTATATAACGCGAAGTAAGACAAACTACGCACCTGTACCTACAAGTATATAACGTAAAGTAAGACAAACTACGCACCTCTACCTACTGGTATATAACGTGAAGTAAGACAAACTACGCACCTCTACCTACTGGTGTATAACGCGAAGTAAGACAAACTACGCACCTCTACCTACTGGTGTATAACGCGAAGTAAGACAAACTACGCACCTCTACCTACTGGTATATAACGTGAAGTAAAACAAACTGCGCACCTGTATCTACTGGTATATAACGCGAAGTATGACAAACTATGCACCTCTACCTACTGGTATATAACGCGAAGTATGACAAACTATGCACCTCTACCTACTGGTATATAACGCGAAGTATGACAAACTATGCACCTCTACCCCTGTACCTACTGGTATATAACGCGAAGTATGACAAACTACGCACCTCTACCTACTGGTATATAACGCGAAGTATGACAAACTACGCACCTCTACCTACTGGTATATAACGCGAAGTAAGACAAACTACGCACCTCTACCTACTGGTATATAACGTAAAGTAAGACAAACTACGCACCTTTACCTACTGGTATATAACGTAAAGTAAGACAAACTACGCACCTCTACCTACTGGTATATAACGCGAAGTAAGACAAACTACGCACCTCTACCTACTGGTATATAACGCGAAGTAAGACAAACTACGCACCTGTACCTACAAGTATATAACGTAAAGTAAGACAAACTACGCACCTCTACCTACTGGTATATAACGTGAAGTAAGACAAACTACGCACCTCTACCTACTGGTGTATAACGCGAAGTAAGACAAACTACGCACCTCTACCTACTGGTGTATAACGCGAAGTAAGACAAACTACGCACCTCTACCTACTGGTATATAACGCGAAGTAAGACAAACTACGCACCTCTACCTACTGGTATATAACGCGAAGTAAGACAAACTACGCACCTGTACCTACTGGTATATAACGTGAAGTAAGACAAACTACGCACCTCTACCTACTGGTATATAACGCGAAGTAAGACAAACTACGCACCTGTACCTACTGGTATATAACGCGAAGTAAGACAAACTACGCACCTGTACCTACTGGTATATAACGCGAAGTAAGACAAACTACGCACCTGTACCTACTGGTATATAACGCGAAGTAAGACAAACTACGCACCTGTACCTACTGGTATATAACGCGAAGTAAGACAAACTACGCACCTCTACCTACTGGTATATAACGCGAAGTAAGACAAACTACGCACCTGTACCTACTGGTATATAACGTGAAGTAAGACAAACTACGCACCTGTACCTACTGGTATATAACGTGAAGTAAGACAAACTACGCACCTGTACCTACTGGTATATAACGTGAAGTAAGACAAACTACGCACCTGTACCTACTGGTATATAACGTGAAGTAAGACAAACTACGCACATGTACCTACTGGTATATAACGTGAAGTAAGACAAACTACGCACCTGTACCTACTGGTATATAACGTGAAGTAAGACAAACTACGCACATGTACCTACTGGTATATAACGTGAAGTAAGACAAACTACGCACATGTACCTACTGGTATATAACGTGAAGTAAGACAAACTACGCACATGTACCTACTGGTATATAACGTGAAGTAAGACAAACTACGCACCTGTACCTACTGGTATATAACGTGAAGTAAGACAAACTACGCACCTGTACCTACTGGTATATAACGTGAAGTAAGACAAACTACGCACCTGTACCTACTGGTATATAACGTGAAGTAAGACAAACTACGCACCTGTACCTACTGGTATATAACGTGAAGTAAGACAAACTACGCACCTGTACCTACTGGTATATAACGTGAAGTAAGACAAACTACGCACCTGTACCTACTGGTATATAACGTGAAGTAAGACAATCTACGCACCTGTACCTACTGGTTGATAACGTGAAGTAAGACAATCTACGCACCTGTACCTACTGGTATATAACGTGAAGTAAGACAAACTACGCACCTTTGCCTACTGGTATATAACGTGAAGTAAGACAAACTACGCACCTTTGCCTACTGGTATATAACGTGAAGTAAGACAAACTACGCACCTGTACATACTGGTATATAACGTGAAGTAAGACAAACTACGCACCTGTACCTACTGGTATATAACGTGAAGGAAGACAAACTACGCACCTGTACCTACTGGTATATAACGTGAAGTAAGACAAACTACGCACCTGTACCTTCTGGTATATAACGTGAAGTAAGACAAACTACGCACCTGTACCTACTGGTATATAACGTGAAGTAAGACAAACAACGCACCTGTACCTACTGGTATATAACGCGAAGTAAGACAAACAACGCACCTGTACCTACTGGTATATAACGCGAAGTAAGACAAACAACGCACCTGTACCTACTGGTATATAACGTGACGCAAGACAAACTACGCACCTCTACCTACTGGTATATAACGTGACGCAAGACAAACTACGCACCTGTACCTACTGGTATATAACGTGAAGTAAGACAAACTACGCACCTGTACCTACTGGTATATAACGTGAAGTAAGACAAACTACGCACCTGTACCTACTGGTATATAACGTGAAGTAAGACAAACTACGTATATAACGTGAAGTAAGACAAACTACGCACCTGTACCTACTTGTATATAACGTGAAGTAAGACAAACTACGCACTTGTTCCTACTGGTATATAACGTAAAGTAAGTAAGTCAAAATATGTAACTCTACTTAATGGTATATAACATGAAGAAAGTAGTAAGACTACGCAGCTGTACCAACATATTTTGACTTTTCAAACAATGCAAGTTTTAGCTCTTCATTTCCAATATATTTATCTGACAATTGAGAACTCTGTCACTTGTCAACATGTTCTGGTATCAGGCGCCTGTGAATAATTTCTAGCAATCACTGGCGTCAGAAATGTCGACAGACGTATTAAAGTTTAATGCATGGCACATGCGATAAAAGTTAGGACACGCGTCGAAAACAACTGACTCATGgtcaaattaattatatttatacacGTATACGCTGACTAGTGTAGGAGGTAAACTATGGTAGTTATGAGAAAGtctaataaattgaattgtataaaaaataacaatggaTTATTCATCGGCATGGGAGGTTCTGGCATCAACCTCTCTGATTTATTTCATACCGTTAAGTATTGCTTGCTTTAAAAAAACCATATGATATGTATACCGGACAGAGTTTCCGTTTTACACACTGTGTTTTCAGTATCACACAGTTGTATTGTGCGCAGATGCAAATCCTTTTTCGCAATACTATGCGTTTGCCGTCggttttaaatgtgtattaaagaaaaatattgtaatGGCTTTAAAGGTATGCCAGAGCCTATTggttgcattatggcttgaccaaTACGTATTCCCCATACAGTTAAAGATCTGTCAGTGCCTATTTGCCGTATTATTGTCTGACCACTACGTATTCACCGTAAAGTCTGTCACAGACTTCATTACGGATTGACCCACCGCATTTCCCGTTCAGTTTAAGATCTGCCAGTGTCTAtcggctgcattatggcttaacACCCGCATATCCCGTGCTTTTTAAGATCTACCAGAGCGCATTGGCTGCATTTTGGCTAAACTCAATCGCATTTCCCGTTTAGTTTAAGATCTGTCAGTGTCTACTTGCTACATTACGGCGTGACTTAACCACACGCCCCGCGCAGTTTAAGATCTGCCAGTGTCTATTGGCTATATTATGGTCAATATCGAGAAGTTAAGAAAGAGTGGTCAGCCTCATTTAAATTGGTTCGGACCAGGCTTTGTTTGGGTCACCTTGAATCGATCGACGGGAGGCCCAAAGACCCGACGCGGACTGTGATACTATCTGAGACCCAGAGCCTCGACGAAGACGGTCATACTCGCATACTCGGATATATACGCCTCTGATATCGTAAGGAGTAGGCGTATTCATGACTACAGTAACTCTGTGATTTCGGTCGATTAGTTTAATATTGTTGCTGTTTTCAATAACGGGTTTGACTCAAGGATCTGTTTTGGATTAGAAATGTTCAGCTCTCGTGATACGTAAATGCAGTCTGACAattagaattaaaataaaaaaacgacTGTATTGGAGAACACGCAAGCGTATTATTGTCAAGATCTGAAGGGAATGCCAGTTGCTCTTTTCATgaataactaaaacaaaaacacttgcTATTCATGTTATATGATTCATGACTTGTTACCGTTACATCAAAAATGCGTTGTAGGCATATCCACTCAATCAACATTTAAACTTTATGGAGATggtgttttaagtaattatttatCTTACACATAGTTCGCTGACTTTTAATATAGCTCAAAAACATTATCGAAACATCTTTCCCAAACTGAATAGCCTTGGTACATACATATTCGACAAGCCTGCATACATTAACACATTGAATCTGTTTTGTTTGCGTAACATGACATACATGTAAGGATTATGTTGGCGTTGTTACCGGCGTCCAAGACGTCACACTTTCATTTCCCTCTAACGTGAGCATTTGTTACATTTCGCTTTATCAACTTTAGTGGTATGACCTTTTAATTATGAAACACTGATCAATTTCACTCAGTACGCTATCTAACTTGGGGAATTTCTACccaatattttccaaacttGGTCATAATCTTTATGGGTGAGCTCGATCAGCATCCAGATCAAATTACCAAATCTGGTGTTAAGGCCTTTTAATAGTCAAGAGTTAACAAAATTCACTATGAATccaatatatacatttatacatcTGAGTTCATCAAGAGCCAGATTACATTTTTCACTCtggagttatggttcttgaatcGTCAAAAAATTATCACTTTGTCTGCTCTCTGACAAAATTAGCCAATCTTTCGGACTCTAATTAATTAGGattcaaagaaataataataacaagaagAATTACGTTCTTTAAATGACAAGTTGTATAACACCAACTTGAATATGATTTACCGCCCTTGATTATCAATTTACTTTTCATCAGTACTTCTGAAAGGAATTAAATGAATTGAAGTTCTAATAGAATTAGGACAATGTGAACTTTCTTGAAGTACAGTAACCATAACTCTGAGACCCATATTTACCAAGTTACCTGCtttgatttaataattaatGTGTAAGCACATTCATTGTAACAAGTAAATCGGTCCGATGGGttctaaaataaaacttgaattaCCAAAATGAATGTATCAATGTGAATGTATGTATAGTACAAGAACCTAAACTCTATAACCTATTGTTAccaaattacctcccttgatgagaaaaaaagcaaaaacacattgtatttaaaaaagtaaatggtTCTGATATTGAATGGAATGTGAATCTGCAATATACTTATGACAATGCGAAATTATGGATGGTACCAGAACTAAAACTATATGTTCAATTGTTACCAAATTATCTCCCTTTATAAGCAAACAAGTTCTAAAGCtcaatacattgaaaataaaaataatgaaaattggaAAATTGATAAATGGTAATCGTTTGACAAGTATCAATAATATGtgacaatatataataatatgtgaCACACTGTTCCCAAATTGTTTTTCTAGACATCAAGTGTATGTATTAGCGaataaataaagtttcaatAGAAGTTGAACGATGTTGGACGGAAGTGAATGAAGCTTTAACCAAATAGGTTCATGTGCTGTTGTGTCGTGTTCAAGATTGATAACCCATATcttatcaaatgaaaataatattttcattaaactattttgaaataaataaatgaaattagaaAGATTAATTCATGGAAAAACGGACTCATCGAcatttaaaaagacattttgTTTCCTAATGTCTTCCCATGACAAATCAGTATGTTTgatgacatttaaatatatcaggACGACAATGGAAATCGGAAACTGATTGATGGCAATTATAATGTATCTGTACCCTTCTGAAGTTCAGTGGGCCGATTGTTTAGAATTTTGCTAACTACGTGATTAATGACATTCTTGTTAACGTTTAAACGTAAAAAATGATGATGTGCTgacatattcaaatttaaaaaaataacgcCTGCAACAGTCCATATTTGcatattattatacctcacttctatagaacatatagtaaaaacgccAGGGCAATATTTTCGACTATCACCCCGCACTATCACCCTCTGCCGCACTGTcaccctctgacgtcatgaaattgaaaatacgcTACAAATACGCCGCCATGTTGgatttgtatgtgaaaaattatgattaatataaaactggcaTTGCAACCTTAAAATGCACTAATTATAAaacctcacttctatagaacatatgaaaTTGGCAATACGGTACTACTGGATTTACTGatagtattttacttaaagtcTGTATCACCTGAGCGCTTTGTTTACCAGCCGACAATTCTTGCCAAAATGGCAGCAAGATTCGCAGCTGTCagtgaaaatggtatttttagtctttaaaatactacagtttttgttcggtataataaaatagatattgacttccttgagggtgacagtgcatattgtcaaccttCGGAAAACACTGTCAACCTCGGCTTCGCCTCGGTTGATAGTATTTACCGcaggttgacaatatgcactgtcacccttcaggcagtcaatatttatatattgtaaactCTTCGACTTTTAAAGTTCCTTCAAATGGATTTCCctgttaaatatattggtactaTTCGAAATCCTTTTCAGATTCTGTGAAGGTGTAGAATTGTTTAACATAAACTGATAGCGTACTAACGTAGTCGTATTTACTCAAGCCCGCCGAGTCCCACAAGTATGCATCGTCTATGGggaccaagaaataaaacaggttACATCAATAACGCACCTAGGCATTTCCCAAGAGGGCAGCCTTAAAATACGTACACGCATTTCAGAACGCTTACAGAAATGCTAGAAATGCTTTTTTTCAATGGTGGGTCAGGGTGTCCACCCTCTCGGCGTGAACCCCTTAGTATCCACAagtctttacaaaaaaaaatggaattccCATTGCTCTCTACGGCTCCGAACTCTGGAACTCAATGACTAACGCTGACACCTTAGCCATCAACCGTCTCCAACACTTCGTAGCCAAAAGATACAAGGACTGCCTATCTCTACCAGATCGGATATGTCGGAATCTATTCTAGGATTAAATAAGTTAGATACCTACGTCGAAAAATGAAAACTGATGTTCTTACACAAGTTGTTAATGCttccaaacaaatgtataagCAAACAAATTTTTGTGAGAAAATATAGTTCTTACATTCTTGATAACAACTCAATTAAACGAGGATTTATACCAGATATATGTAAGCTGCTGACCAAATACAACATGCAAGTTGTGCTAAATAGCTACTTCTCCGTAGAAAGAGCCACCGCAGATAAACACATTTGGAAACGCATGGTTAACAATGCTGTTATACTTAAATGCAAGTTATGCTGTGATATCCGTACCTCCAATGATTGCGATTTTATGTTATTTCGTATTCTTCATCCATGTTTACAACCTGCTATTATGTATActatttcaagaaaaagtagTTTTCGTCACACAGCACGGAGTATAGCAAAATTGTGGTGCAGACCTTCAATTTTACGAAACAGACATTGTGCTAAGTGTAACTTAACCTTTCAGGAAGAGCTTGTACATATATTAAGCGAGTGTTACCACACATTGGCAATTACAGAAGACTTAACTACCCAAATGAATACTATTTTGAATGAACATGACTATGAAAGCTTAAATAACTTAGAACAAATACAATGGACTCTGCGACTTCTCGGAGCACCTTTAGAACCTTTTATAGACACGGACAACAACGCTCTACTTCTGCAATGttcatacaattatacattACGGTGTATACGTGCATACTTTGACTAGAGTTTGCTGAATCGACATTTAATAGCGCTTATCATAATACCCGTAGCTTGGTTGCTAATCAACTACCGATTATAACCATAATCATAATCACTTTTACCTCAACCTATCTACGTGCACAGCTTAACCGAACAGTATAGAAACATGTTCCTTAAAAGCCTCTTGTTCTGTTTCGTTAGTGTGATTACACAGCAATACTTGTATACATTGCATGCATCGTTTTCTTATACATACCTGTTATTATACTCATCACAGCTATGTTTATAATCACTAATTAAATCGCTAGCTTAAATAACAATGTGGACCCGTTATAAGATGAACAAAATAGAGTACAAAAcctaaaaacaaaagcatccaatgtacatatgtgtaacttaatgtatacatattatatataattttgttagaTACGTTTTCCCTGTTTACTGTGTTAACTTGTTCTATATTACTCAATGTTTGAGCACCTTACacgttgtaaatatatttgcatatcttCTGTATAGGAGGAAATGaagattgattgattgattgattgattgattgattgattgattgattgattgattgattgactagCCAGCGGATGATTATTTTAAAGCAGACATAACACTATTTTCATATAGTTTTCCTTGTCATATTCTACTTATTATTGAGAAAGTCCACTTATTATTGAGTTTTCTTGTCATTTTCCATTTATTATTGGAATAGTCCACTTATGAATGGGATTTCCTTGTCatattattccatttattattgGAATAGTCAACTTATTATTGAGTTTTCCTTGTCATATTCTACTTATTATTGAAATAGTCCACTGATGATTGAGTTTTCCTTGtcatattccatttattattgGAATAGTCCACTTATGATTGAGTTTTCCTTGTAATAAGTCACTGTTTATTGGAATAGTCCACTTATGAATGAGATTTAAATGTAATAGtccatttattattgaaatagtCCACTTATGATTGAGTTTTCCTTGTCATATTCCACTTATTATTGGAATAGTCCAGTTATGATTGAGTTTCCCTTGTCATATTCCACTTATTATTGGAATAGTCCACTTATGATTGAGTTTTCCTTGTCATATTCCACGTATTATTGAAATAGTCCACTTATGATTGAGTTTTCCTTGTCATATTCCACTGATTTCTGAAATAGTTTGGTTATTATTTAGTTTCGTTttcatcattcattcatattttgaccaaaaaatcGACTTAAGCGAGCGGCTGAGTACAGTACAATCTTACATAACCGTATTCATCATACACCAATattatctatcatgtgtttccggtctgGATAGATAAATCACACCGGGGGCACGAACGTTAGCCGGCAACGGTTTCTTTTTCGATTTTTGGACCGGAAAAAACAGATCGATATTTTTCTTGCACACCTTAAATTATCGAAATGCGGagaaataacaaacacaaaaaaacgcGTATTTGTACAtttcgcccccccccccaaaaaaaaaaaaatgttgtttactaACGTAACGACGTCAAGTAATATTAGATCCCTATTGACGTCAAACAGTTCCTCTGAAAATCTCatttttgacgatttttgttcgtttataaataaaagtcttgtatacttatttatttaattacgctttattgaaatggcatactgcactttttataaaacatacaataaaagaaataaaaagtagcATGTTGTTTTACGTGACTCATCTGGCTTATGATGGTATTGTTTAGCATGGCTAAATTCACCAAAAAAGCTAATCCGGTgtgcaaaaatatgtttttttatatttctaacGAATGTTTCTTTATCTTTTTTCAGGAATGGAGAAACTTCTCAAATGGATGCCATATTTTTGCTTCATCATAACGATAACACAATCCCTACCAACACGAAGTACAACATCAGGTGACGTCATAGAAGTGCTCGAATATTGCGACGTCATGGCGCtcaatgacgtcatcaaattgaaAAGTTCGCCAGATGACAGAGACGTTGGAATTTTAGACAATATGATAGATTATCCGTTAAATCCTTACATAGATAATGATATGGTGCAAAGATACATCGACGTAAAGAGACGTAATGTGTATGGCGATGACTATTCAGAGAAACATAACGACGAATATGATCTTGCGTTCAAAAATTGTCTTGAAAAAGTCGTATCAGAATCACTCAGAGAG encodes the following:
- the LOC128220627 gene encoding uncharacterized protein LOC128220627 isoform X1; protein product: MPVGVAKFNQCCDVHLPCRGMEKLLKWMPYFCFIITITQSLPTRSTTSGDVIEVLEYCDVMALNDVIKLKSSPDDRDVGILDNMIDYPLNPYIDNDMVQRYIDVKRRNVYGDDYSEKHNDEYDLAFKNCLEKVVSESLRETLFNVNAENDKTRNEDFDRFDVDGYENGKDDAERTVNVKRNRNRISAALNPTGWRKRRSDSTQETEDDRFMRNVQELLEKRQRLQFNPTGW
- the LOC128220627 gene encoding uncharacterized protein LOC128220627 isoform X2 — translated: MEKLLKWMPYFCFIITITQSLPTRSTTSGDVIEVLEYCDVMALNDVIKLKSSPDDRDVGILDNMIDYPLNPYIDNDMVQRYIDVKRRNVYGDDYSEKHNDEYDLAFKNCLEKVVSESLRETLFNVNAENDKTRNEDFDRFDVDGYENGKDDAERTVNVKRNRNRISAALNPTGWRKRRSDSTQETEDDRFMRNVQELLEKRQRLQFNPTGW